TTTTGTCTTGAATGTGATATCATTCTTTTCTAAGTCAGGTGTCAGGGAGactttttcataattttgtagAATAACCTAAAATAATCTCACTGATCTTGTGCGAGCTTCTAACTCCAGCAGGTTTATAATGTTGTCATGGGGAAGGACTGCTATCTgtgaaaacatttcaagttattttttttttcctagaaaaacaCAACCTTGAATTTGTCATCCAGTGTGACACACAATGGAAGCGTCTGTGGCAATGACACACATGCCGCACTGCTGGCAGTACAGTTTGGCGAAGGTCACTCTTGGAGCATTAACTTTACAAAAACCAATGAAACTTACCAGGGGGACTTCATCACGTTTACCTACAACACCAATGATACTGCTGTATTTCCTGATGCTAAAAGAAAAGGTAATGTGCAATGCAGAATACTAGTTATAAAGCAGTTATGGCCACAAGCTTTAGTTTTTGTATACCTGACTTTGGTTGACTTTCAAAGTTAGGACTAATTTATATAATGTCTTTTGTGCTATGTACAGCCTATTGTTAATCATACCTGCCTACTGGATAAGAATGCAGACTAGTTGGCTTCACTGAATGTATAATTTCTTTAAGTGGAGTGAAAGGGGAGGATTAACTGAACAGCACTGATCAGTGAGGTGCTGCTAGTAGACCACAGGCATATGGAAGATTCATTTTAGTTTGCACGATGTGACCTTTCACCCAGCAAAGCAATACAGCGTTAGGCATTCCATGTACTAATACTTATTAATAAtaggaaaatttttttccttaaataaaaacttaagTAAAAGGGGTCATGTTTATAATGGCTTGTCTGGTTCTGGAAGCTTGATTACTTCTCTGCACTACTTAGCACTTCAGGTCAGGACACACAAGTAAAACAATCAAGAAAGGTTAGGATTGTTAAACTTAATTATCTCTTTATCTTTGTCTTAGGGAATTATATAAAACAGAACACTACCTATAAATGTTCTTGTAGTTCATAAGGTATTAAAATAGTTGTACTTTTTTGCAGGACCAGTTACTATTGTTGTAAAGGATACTATGAGTCCAGTTCAATTGAATAATGTCTTCGTGTGTCATAGTATTGAGTCTTTTGAAGCAGAAAACGTAACGCAGATTTTCTGGAATGTTACCGTGCAGGCTTTTATTCAGAATGGCACAATCGGTGAAAAAGGTGAGCATTTTGATTTGTGAATGAACTTTTTTATATCACATCCTAGTGCAGGGGGCAAAGTGCCATAGTAAAAAAACTACCAGTTCCAAGATGTGCTGTGTTGAATCGTATTCATGTAAATATCCTTTAGTATGTCTTTCCTTGTTCCTGGAAAAGTAGATTAGTACAACAGATTTAGTAGTATATAGTAATAGAGATTGTTCCCATGCCAAGGTGGTAATCTAGTGTATTCCAGTAATTGGGGTATTAAAAATAAGCacttcagagctgctgttgctgtgagCTTCAAGGTTTTTAACTGACTGCCTTCCATTTTCAGTGGTagcctttgctttttcatttaaatagtCCAGAGCCTGTTGTCTCACCTCACAGCTCAACTGCTCAAAAGAGATGAGCATGTTACTTTTCTACAAATGGTGTAATAGGGCTGCTGACTTTGTCTATGGCAAATACATATCATACTTTTATGACTACTTAGCTgtctttgtctgtgtgtttcacCTCTGTGTTCAGAGGTAAGTAGTACTGCATATACTACATGGATTTGAAACGGTGGGCATTACAGAATTTCTGAGAATAACTGATAGCTGTAAATTGTTTGGAATACTGTGCCATAGCGTTAAGTTTGAGACTTCTGACTTGGTGATTAGCAGACTCCCAGGGAGCCTGGATTTCAGCAGAGGAATTGGTGTCTGTATTGAACTGACCTCTGAGTTGTAAGACTTTAATAAAATCTCAGCACTGAAATGGTGgttaaaatatcttttcagaGTCTAGATGTCCTGCTGATACACCTACTTCTGCACCTACTGTTCCACCTACTGTTGCCAATGTAACTACTGCATCTACCACCACTTTGTCACCTGCTCCAACCACTGCTCCCAAACCTGTGGAGAATCCAGACACAGGAAACTATTCTCttaaaagtggaaataaaacttGTCTTCTGGCTACTGTGGGTCTGCAGCTGAATGTTTCCCATGACAAGGTACTTCTCTTCTTCTGTTTTACAAGAGTAGAAAGGTTGTTGTAGTTATTTGGTATGAAATCAGAGTGCAGGGTATTTGCTTTGTACGCTGCTGGCTGTCCAGAACTGCTTTAAGTATTGTACATAGCACCTCTCTGACATCAGAATAGTTTTGTGGTGTAATATTTAGCTTCAAAACCTGATGTGGATTCAGCATAACTTGTTACTGGGAGTACCTCTAGCATCATTGGAAGCCTGGAACTTTCTTTGCTCTTAAAGGCTGTTGGTCCCTGCAGATCCTGTCTTTCCCCACAGAGGGAGCCGAAGGTAGCCTGTTGTGTTAagtcaacaaaacaaaacttcactGGGCAATCTGTGTGCTTCAGTATTACCAGCATGTAAACTTAACTTAAGTAGCCTTGGTTCAGTAGTAGCCAGGCTCAGTCTTCCTGCTGTAATCTTCATGACAAGCTCTTCTAGCCTAAGACTGCTGCGGACTGAAACTCTGTATTCCTAATGGCAGCTGAACATCTTTGATATATGTCTGTATTTCAGCCTGTTCTGATCAACGTCAATCCAAAGACAACTAGCGCAGATGGTACATGTGGTAACACAACGGCGATGCTGAAATTGAATGATGGAAATAGCACATTGATTAGTTTTACATTTGTTGTTGTAAGTAACTTCTTTTAGTTTCAACCAAGTTTCTACTTTAACAGCACTGCATGATGATTGCTCATAGTAAAATCCTTCTGTCACTTGCTGGTGGTAGGCTGTTCCCATGTAGGATGTGGAACTGGCTAGCAGGCCACCTCAGGGCAAACAGGGAATTGGGTTAAAGTAGAACATGTAAGACTGTGTTACCCTTTGTAAAGCACGTGTTCTTAaagttaaaaatgcagaattgcACACTGACAGTTGGTTCTTGcttcttaaacagaaaaatacaagtgCAGGTGTACCaaaattttatctgaaagaGGTGAATGTTACGCTGCTCAACCGTCTGAATGGTTCTGGTAAGAAATAGTATCTATCTTAACACAAGCATAAGCTTTTACTCAATGTCTGTATTTATCAAATACTCCATCCCCGCCCCCCCAATGCTATTAATGCTTACTGTTACTTCCTACTTTAAGTCTTTGAaattagggaaaaaagtaataagCAGAAAAGGCCATAAGAGTTACTTTAAATAGCAGTGTGGGTTCattctcttttcctgaaaattctGTTAATGGGGTCCCTATAAATTAAGAGGGTTTCCTTATAACTGTTTTCAGTAACATAATTTTTGAGGTGTGAAATACAGTTGTACCAACTCTggagctttttgtttttcttaaaccaGCTATTGTCTTTTTGACTGAAGATGCTGCTCTATCTTCCAACCGTTTCTACTTAACTCtcactgggaaaagagaccagTCCttcaaaaactaaaaaaaccccaacaaacaaaccccccagaaaaacaaacaaacaaaaaaccccaaacaaagaAAGCCCTATGCTTTTGACTTGGAAAAAAGTATGCTGTAAGTTGCTTGTCATGGCTGCTGCAGTTAAAAGGCTACTAAAGCTAAAGTCCTTGTAACTCTGTGATGTTGGGATGAGTGGAGCTACAAGGAAAGCCTAATGTCATGTCTACATGAAGCATAGGTTACTGCTAAGTACTGTGTAACTTCAGGGCATGACTTCTGGTTAAACAGATAAATCACACTTCAGACTACCTGGTTTTTCAGAGCAGTCAGTGATGAAAGAAAAGTTGGCCCCTCTAGATTCAGCTCTTTAGTCTTATGATTGTATTAGCAACTCTTTTGCATTCAAAGCAGGCATGCaagtttccttatttttttttttcctcctttctttagTCATTTCAAGTGCAGATAACAACAATTTCAGCAAGTGGGATGCTTTccttggtagttcttacatgTGCCGGAAAGAGCAAACTCTTGAAATTAGTGATGATATTCAAATACATACTTTTAATCTATGGATTCAGCCATTCCTTGTGAAGGCAAATAAGTTCTCTACAGGTAAgagttcttctttttttttcttaattcttgcAATGCTAGCAAAATTCTTACGTGCTGAAAAGCATCAGTGTTGGGCACAAGCACTTTATTTTTGAAGCTCTTGTTccattgttttttgttttgttttttaacacaTGGAATGAAGAGAAGTTCAGAGACTGACTTTAAAGTTAAGGAAAGCTTTGTTTTCACTTCAAAAAATGTCTGCTAGGTATGCTGATTCTCCTTCATAAAACTTGAAGGAGCTAGAGACACTGAAAAGGAACATAATAAGCATTACCTTGCAGAATAAATTAGAAGTTATCTAATACCATTTTGACATACAGCTTTTTGTAGCTCAAATGTATAAGAAAATGGGACAAAACTTCAGCAGAAGTGTACTTTGGTAATACAGTTAGAtggcttgtttcttttttcctgacagtCAAAGGAACAGGAGTGttgggcggggggggaggcATGAACTGGCCAAGCTTCCTTCAGAAGCAGTCTTGAATATCCAGAAGTAAAGAAAGAttctaaaaatgtttgtttgctgCATTGTCCTGGCCTTCTCTGGGGAAAACTGGAATAGCTTAAATGACCCCTCTCTTAATCTTTAGTGTAACCTGGTCTTTGTACTTATCGATAATACTTTTAGCAGTCTTACCAGACTAGGCTAATCTGCAGGCAAGTAGATCGGGTGCAGgttttgaaacagctttttgtaGGCAGAGAGAGGTCCCCAAATGTATGCAGGGTAAACGGTGTTTATCACAATACATTCTAAAGAGTTAGGGTCCCATTTAACTGTGGTGTTCAATTTGCAGCTAGCTTCCTTCTAATTATAGCCTATTCTTGTTACCAAATCTAggtcactttatttttaatgaataaaagcaCCAGACTTGCCTTAAATATGAAATAGATAAGCCTTGTTCTGTCTTAAAAGCAGAATGCCTACTCCTTTGTCTAGTACAGATCTTGCACACCTGAAAATTTGTACACCATTAGCTTATTCTAGTTTATCAAATGTTCCAAGTGATTATAATGCTTAATATGTGCTAGACTTACACATGAGACCTCTGCAGTTCTTTCTCTCTTAAAGATGTAATAAAACTTGATTTTTGAACACCCTGGTACTAagggaaacagatttttatagCACACTTGGCAAGTATTCTGTCTTTATTTATTCCTTGTTGCAACCTTTTTCTCATCTACAGCCCAGGAGTGTTCGCTGGATGATGACAGCATTCTAATCCCAATTGTAGTTGGTGCTGCACTTGCTGGCTTGATAGCCATTATAGTGGTTGCTTATGTAattggcagaagaaaaagctatGCTGGATATCAAACTTTGTGAATCTAAATGTGATTCCTGTTCTGATTTCACTTTAAACAAAGCAAGTGCAAGTTCTGAAGTCCCCAAAAGACGCAATACCTAGGAGTAATTACTAGCCGCAGGTAATTGGAGTTGAGAAACAAAGAGAGAATGTTTATCTCAAATGAAGCAGCGCTACATTTTTAGTTTTCCTGCTCTGAGAAGACAACGTGGGTTTCATAGCTGTTTTGAAGATGTCAAATACTGGATAAATTGCTAGGCTAAGGATTTTATCTTGCAAAAACCCTAAAGTGTTAAGgaattatttctgcattttaaaaatcatagcCTGAAACAAGAACACATTCTAAACTGATGTGCATTGGGCAACTCCCAGAATAGCATAGAATTTGTACTTGCTTCTCTCCTCTGCGTTCCTTAGTTGTTGTCATAATTGTGGGTTAAGCTGGCAGTGTTAGTCACTATGTTGACTTGTATAGTATTTAACAAGGATTGTACAATGCCCAGTAACAACTTTGTTTTTCATAGAATTGAACTTCAGGCTGGTGATTAAATGAGCTTTTGAAGTGGCAGCAGTAAGTTACTTAGCTTTGACAGAGTTTGAGTAGTTTACTCCTGCCTCAGTGTCgtttcagaaatcattcatATACCCTGACTGTACAAACAAAATGGGTAACCTGTACTTGCCAAATGGTAGATACAGAGGAAGACTTCAGTGCCgttttcaaatgctttcaaaaaaagaatttacTGTTAGGCACTGAATTCTTCATTGCTTACTATACCTTGGCAATCATCTAAAATACTCAACTGAGGTAGTGTTCTGCTAAATTAATGCAAGCTTTTTTGCTGGCATCAGTTTAAAGGGAATAACCTTTCTAAATATTCCAGAACTTTAAAGTGCACTTAACTTTATATCCTACTCTGCACAGAACTAGTCTGTCTTGTTGCTTTGAATGaccattgtttaaaaaaatgcttttgtttaatGAGCCAGTATCTGTTGTTGCAGCTTGAGCTGTCTTTAAATCTTCCATCTTGGATGGTTCTCTGCTGATCAAAATTCACATTATAACTGCCTGCCATTGGCATTCTGAATGATTAATGTACTTTATGTTTGATTGTTTGCTGTGTAGCATTTATTAATGTTAAGAATGCAAAAGCCAAATGAGTCTGAGATGGACCCATAACACctgtttttccttgctgtatGGAAAGGATAACTAGCTTAAGTGCAGTGCGACCGGACTGTTCTTAAACTGCAGCTCTGTAGAGACTTAACCTTTGCTGCACTACTTTTTTCTGGCCTCCTTGTGCTGTAATACATAGTTTTtactgcatggaaaaaaaaaaagtcttttagaCTTTTAGGTAAGTGTGGCTTTTTTTGCATATGTCATAACATGAGCTGCCTAAACTAGTTATTTAATGAACATAACATTGTTTCCCCCTTTTAGAATGAGTTTACTCTGCATCAAAGCTGGTTTAGTGTTTTATTAGTGTTTTCTAGGGTTGTAGAGATGTCTGTGGCATGTTTGTATACAAATCATAAAAtactttcagtaattttttttgtaaaaacagttttctcttGACACTAGCCAAGGAAGCAAGTATGGGTGGATAATGCTTACTATAGCTTGTAGTCTACAGCTTGAATTTTGCATCAGTTACTGaaattcattttaatgaaagttgGGAACTACTTTAAGTTTAACCCTGAAACAGGCTTCAAGACTTaccattttaattaaacaaaaattaaaaaaaatggatctAACGACTTTGGTATTACTATAGCTCAAATGCAGAAGTTCAGATAAATTTTTAGCACTTCTGTGACTGATGTTCAGTGGCACCAGTTACACTTGCATTTCTGTTAAGGAGTAGTTACCATGCTGGATTCATCTGACCATGCAAATTTTTGCTGTGCAGTTTCTAAGT
The genomic region above belongs to Falco peregrinus isolate bFalPer1 chromosome 13, bFalPer1.pri, whole genome shotgun sequence and contains:
- the LAMP2 gene encoding LOW QUALITY PROTEIN: lysosome-associated membrane glycoprotein 2 (The sequence of the model RefSeq protein was modified relative to this genomic sequence to represent the inferred CDS: inserted 2 bases in 1 codon), which produces MTGGQGPAAPARPRRSXCPPPPAAGRMGPRSPSAAFSALFFLLLLGSSGFLQSYAVEVDIKDASNATCLYARWMMSFFIKYETNSSDYKNTTLNLSSSVTHNGSVCGNDTHAALLAVQFGEGHSWSINFTKTNETYQGDFITFTYNTNDTAVFPDAKRKGPVTIVVKDTMSPVQLNNVFVCHSIESFEAENVTQIFWNVTVQAFIQNGTIGEKESRCPADTPTSAPTVPPTVANVTTASTTTLSPAPTTAPKPVENPDTGNYSLKSGNKTCLLATVGLQLNVSHDKPVLINVNPKTTSADGTCGNTTAMLKLNDGNSTLISFTFVVKNTSAGVPKFYLKEVNVTLLNRLNGSVISSADNNNFSKWDAFLGSSYMCRKEQTLEISDDIQIHTFNLWIQPFLVKANKFSTAEECFADSDLNFLIPIAVGMALGFLIILVFISYIIGRRKSRTGYQSV